CTATGTGCGGATCTGTGTGCTGGCGCCCCGGCAGTGGCGCGGCATGCGGGCATGGCTGGGGGAGCCAGAACAGTTCCAGGACCCGGTCTTCGACTCGATTGCCGCCCGCACCAAAGCCTTCGGTGAGCTCGGCCAGTTGATGGCCGCGCTGTTCGCCGACAAGACGATGGCTCAGCTGGTTGCCGAGGGTCAGGCGCACGGCGTACCGATCGCCGCAGTGCTGACTCCGTCGCAAGCGCTGGAGTCCGAGCATCTCACCGAGGTCGGGGCGCTGCTCGACGCCGAGTTGGCGCCCGGCGTGACGGCTCGGGTACCGGCCGGCTACTGGGTGGTCGACGGCAGCCACGCCGGATACCGCACACCGGCACCCGGCCTCGATGGCAACGACACCCGTTGGGCATCAGCGCAATTCGCGCCCGCTTCCACCCAGGCGGTGGGTGCCCGGCCGCTGGCCGGGGTCCGGGTACTGGACCTCGGCGTCATCGTCGCCGGCGGTGAACTGAGCCGGCTGTTCGGCGACCTCGGCGCCGAGGTGATCAAGATCGAGAGTGCCGGCTACCCCGACGGCCTGCGCCAGAAGCGTCCCGATCAGCAGATCAGCGAGTCGTTCGCCCGCGCTCATCGCAACCAGCTCGGCCTGGGCCTGGAGTTGCGCAGCCCCGCGGGTGCCGAGGTGTTCGGCAGGCTGGTGGCCGCCTCCGATGCGGTGTTCGCCAACTTCAAGCCGGGAACCCTGGCCGCACTTGGCTTTACCGCCGAACGACTGCGGGAGCTCAATCCCGGCCTGGTACTGGCCGAAAGCAGCGCATTCGGGGACACCGGCCCGTGGAGCAAGCGCCTGGGGTACGGCCCGCTGGTACGCGCGACGATCGGCGTGACCCGGCTGTGGACGTCGCAGGAACCTGCTGCGCCCACTGCGCGGCATGCGTTCTACGACGCGACGACGATCTTCCCTGACCATGTCGTGGGACGGATCAGCGCGATCGGGGCGCTGGCCGGACTGATCCGACGCGAGCGGGACGGGATCGGCGCCCGGACCCACGTGTCGCAGGCCGAAGCCGCGATCAACCAACTCGACACCCTCTACGTCACGCTGGCCGCCGCCGCGACCGGAGTCGGGCACATCGAGCCGGATCCCGCCGCGCATCTGGTGCTTGCGTGCGCCGGGGATGACGAATGGTGCGTGGTGTCTATTCGGTCCGATGCCGACCGCAAGGCGGTGGCCGCCGTCATCGGCGACACGGAGCTGGCGGACTGGACCAGGGCGCGCTCGCCGCTGCAGGTTGCCGAGGCGCTGCAGGCCGCCGGGGTGCCCGCCGGCCCGATGAACCGGGTCGCCGACCTGGCCGACGACCCGCAGCTGACGTTGCGAAAAGTGTTCAGCGACATGGTCCATCCGCTGCTCGAGCATCCGCTGCCGACCGAGGCCGGGCCGGCGCCCTACCGCCACATCCCGCCCGCGCCCCAGCGCCCCGCGCCGCTGCCCGGCGCAGACACCCGCCAGATCTGTCGCGACGTGCTGAACATGACGGCCGACGAGATCGACCAGCTGATCGCCGACGGCGTGCTGTTCGCTGCGGCCGCCGAAACCCAGGAGCGATGAGATGACCACCGCCGCAGAGATTTTCGTCGATGGAAAGTTCCTCAAGGCCGATCAGGTGCAGCCGGTGATAGAAGCGGCGACCGGTGAGCCGCTGGGCGACGGCGCCAGCGCCACCGAGGCCGATATCGACGCCGCGGTGGCCGCCGCGCGGGCCGCCCTCGCGCAGTGGCAGTCCACCTCGCCCGATCACCGGGCCGACGTGCTCACCGCCTTCGCTGCAGCCCTGGAGAGCCGCGCGCGGTCCACCGACGAACTGGTGAGCCGTGAGAACGGCATGCCGATGTCGCTGTCGCGCGGTGCCAACGGGCGCTTCCCGGCCGCCCTGATGCGCTACTACGCGCAGCTGATCACCGATACACCGATCGAGGAAATCCGCCCGAGCATGATCGGGCACACCGTCGTGCGCCGGGAAGCCATCGGTGTGGTGGCCGCGATCGTGCCGTGGAACTATCCGCAGGCGCTGGCCGCGTTCAAGCTGGCGCCCGCGCTGGCGGCCGGCTGCACGGTGGTGCTCAAGGCCGCCCCCGAAACCGCACTGGACGCCTTGGTGTTCGCCCACGCCGCCCAGGAGGCCGGGCTGCCCGCGGGCGTGCTCAACATCGTTCCCGGCGGCGCGGCGGCCGGCGCCTACCTGGTATCGCATCCCGGCGTGGACAAGGTGACGTTCACCGGGTCGACGGTCGCCGGCCGGGCGATCGGCGAGGTGTGCGGCCGGTTGCTGCGCCCGGTCACCCTCGAGCTGGGCGGAAAATCGGCCGCGATCATCCTCGACGACGCCGACCTGGACGCCACCGTCCAAGGCCTGCGGAACGCGTCGTTCGTCAACAACGGCCAGACCTGCCACCTCAGTTCGCGGATCCTGGCGCCTCGATCGCGCTACGGCGAGGTGCTCGACGCGCTCGTCGGCATGGTCGGTGACCTCACTGTCGGTGATCCGCTGGACAGGTCGACCGATATCGGCCCGCTGGTCAGCGCCCGTCAACGCGAGCGGGTGCTGGGCTACATCGAATCCGGGAAGGCAAGCTCGGCGAAACTGGTTGCGGGCGGCTCGGTTCCGGCCGATCAGCCGCGCGGCTGGTTCGTCTCGCCGACGGTGTTCGCCGACGTCGACAACTCTGATCAGATCGCCCAGGAGGAGATCTTCGGGCCGGTGCTCGCGGTGATCCCGTACGACGGCGACGACGAGGCCGTCGCGCTGGCCAACGACAGCGAGTTCGGCCTGGCGGGCACGGTGTGGTCGACCGACGACGAGCGGGCCATCGAGATCGCCCGTGCGGTGCGCACCGGCACCGTCGGAATCAACGACTACCAGCTGGACTTCCGTGCGCCTTTCGGGGAGTGAAGGCCAGCGGTATCGGCCGCGAGCTCGGCCCGGAGGGTCTGGACGCCTTCTTCGCCCTCAAGTCGATCTACCGGGTCGGACCCGCAGACGACTGAGTGGCCACCCGTGACGCGTCCGCGTCACGAATGGCCACTCAGCTAAGGGTGTGGTTAACCCGGTGCCAGCCCGTGCTAGCCCGTTCCGAGGCAGCCCACGCCGTTGACGCAGCCGCCGGCTCCGCCCGGTCCTGCGCCGCCCTGGACGCCCGGAGCCGATCCGCTGACACCGCCCGGTCCGGCGCCGCCCTGGACACCTGGAGCCGATCCGTTGACACCGCCCGGTCCGGCGCCGCCTTCGACACCTGGAGCCGATCCGCTGACACCGCCCGGTCCGGCGCCGCCTTCGACACCTGGCGCCGTGCCTGTCACGCCGCCGGGCGCCGTGCCCGTCGCGCCACCAGGCGCTGTGGTGTCACCGCCGGCCGGACTGGTCGTCACAACCACGGACGAGGTCGGCGACGTCGTCGTGGTCGTCGACGTGCTCGTCTTGGAACTGTCATCGCTGCTGCCGCAGCCGACGGCAAGCGTCAGTACCGCGGCGCCACCGACCAGTGTCATAGCGGCCCTTGACATCACTCCCGATCCCACAGCCATGCGGCCCTCACTTCCTTGTTAGGGGACGCTTGGGCTTTACCCGCCGCGGCGGTAAACAAATCCTGAACGCGGGCGGGGATCAGTCGAGGGAGTCCCAGAACTGCGTCAGCGCGGTGGCGCCGCGCACCGGATCCTGCAGCATCCACCAGTGTCCGAGCCCGTCGAGCACCTCGGTGCGGGCCCCGGCCTGCTCGGCGGCCGCGCGCCGCTGCTCCTCGGTGCCGACGAAGTGGTCCTCGGTGGCCAGCAGTGACAGACCAGGGCGCGCGGTGGCGTTGACCAGGTGCCGTCCCGCCTCGGCGACGGCGGGCTGCGCTGCCGAGCGGTACAGCGTCAGGATGGCCCGGCCCATCTCGGGTCCCTGCGCGAGCGCCATCTCGGTGGCGACGGCCGCCGAGATGCCCAACCCCGTCATCTGGGCGACGCGGTCGTCGAGCGAACCGCCGATCATCGCTTCGATCAGTGCTTCGCCTTCGCCGGGGGTCTGCCAGACCTGAGCCATGTCGTGCCAGACGTAGTCGGGATGCAGGATCCCCAGCACGTCACTGGCCCAGCTGCGGACCAGTTCGGGGCGGTGGATGACGGCGTTGAGCACATGGCCGCCGCCCCAGTCGTGGCCGACGAGGTCGACGGGGTCGTCGAAGCGCTCCAATTCGCCGATGAGCCAGTCCCGGTAGGCGACCATGGTCGCCGGGAAGTCGTCGGGTAGCGGCGCACCGAAGCCGGGCGGCGACAGCCGCACCACGTCGTCGCGACCGAGTGCCTCGACCAGCGGGCCCCAGATCACGTCGGTTTCCGGATTGCCATGCACCAGAACGACCGTCATGGCGCCATCCTGGCACGGCTGCCTGCGCAGGAGAACCGCCCATCTGGCCGGCGGCCGGCCGATGCTAGGTTTTGACAGGCGTCAAACGCCGTCACGACTACAGATAGGGGCCGTCGATGGATCCTCGGACGCCGGTATTGGTCGCGGCGGGACAGGTCAACCAGCGCGACGACGCGCAGATCGAACCCGTCGACCTGATGGTTGCGGCCGCGCGCGAGGCCGCCGATTCGGCGGTTCTGCAGGCCGTCGACGCCATCCGGGTGGTCAACCTGCTGTCGTGGCGCTACCGCGACCCGGGCCTGCTGCTGGGCCAGCGGATCGGCGCCCGCAACCCTTCGACGTACTACACCGGGGTGGGTGGCAACACGCCCCAGTCCCTGGTCAATCAGGCCTGCCTGGACATCCAGCAGGGTCGCGCCGAGGTCGTCCTGCTCGCCGGCGGGGAGACGTGGCGAAACCGAAAGCGTATGCAGGCCGGCGGAATCAAGCCTGACTGGACTCGTCAGGGTGAGGATGTCGCAGTGCCGCCGGGTGCCGAGGACGAGGTCCCGATGTCCAGCCCGGCCGAAGAGCGCATCGGGCTGCTGCTGCCGTCGCACGTCTATCCGCTCTTCGAGCAGGCGCTGCGGATCGCGCGCGGCGAGAGCGTCGCCGATCACCAGCGCCGGGTCGCCGAGATGTGGTCGCGGTTCAGCGCGGTGGCCGCCGACAACCCGCATGCATGGAGCCGCGAAGCGCGCAGCGCCGAGGAGATCGGGCAGGCCGGTCCGGACAACCGGATGATCAGCTGGCCGTACCCGAAGCTGATGAACTCCAACAACATGGTCAACCAGGCCGCCGTGGTCATCCTGTGCTCGGCCGAGAAGGCCACCGCGCTGCAGATCCCGCGCGATCAGTGGATTTTCCCCTACGCAGGCACCGATTCGCACGACACCTACTCAGTGGCTGAACGCCACGAGCTGCACCGGTCACCCGCGATCCGGATCGCCGGGCGCCGCGCGCTCGAACTGGCCGGGGTCGGCGTCGACGACCTGGCGCACATCGACGTCTACTCGTGCTTCCCGTCGGCGGTGCAGGTGGCCGCCGGCGAGCTCGGCCTGCCCACCGACGACCCGCGGCGACCGTTGACCGTCACCGGCGGGCTGACCTTCGCCGGCGGCCCGTGGAACAACTACGTCATGCACTCCATCGCCACGATGGCCGGGCTGCTGCGCGACGCCCCCGCGGCCTACGGCCTCATCACCGCCAACGGCGGGTTCCTCACCAAGCACAGCTTCGGTGTGTACAGCGCGACCCCGCCGCCGGCGGCCTTCCGATGGGAGGACGTCCAGTCCGAGGTCGACCGCGAACCCACCCGCACCGCGGTGGTCGAATGGGAGGGCGAGGGCACCGTCGAGTCCTGGACCACGCCGTTCGATCGCGACGGCCGCCCGGAAAAGGCGTTCCTTGCGGTGCGGACCCCCGACGACGCCCGCGCGATGGCCATAATCGACGACGCCGACGCGGCGGCGGTCACCGTGGCCGAAGACATCGCCGGTGCGAAGGTCCGGGTGCACGCCGACGGCCGGGCCAACCTGTCCTGATCCGCTTCTCCCGTGGCGAGAAACGGCGATTTTTTCCCCGCGACCTGCTTATTCTCGTCGAAGCACGACGGGGGAACTAGGGGCGTGGCATGCGGATCTTGGTCACGGAAGTCACCGGAGAGCTAGGTCGCGCCCTCGCCCAGAGCCTGCTGGCCGCGGGCCATGAGGTCTACGGCATCGCCGAGCGTGCGCACCGCGACCTCGATGCGGGCGTCGAGTTCGTCGCGGCGGCGCTGAGCCACCCGGTGCTGTACCGGTTGGCCGAGCTGGCCGACGTGGTCGTCCAGTTGCCCGCCGAAGGGCGCGATCTGACCCGCCCCGCCGATGTCGCCCGGGTCTGTGACGCCGCCGCCCGCAGCGGTGCGCGGATCGTGTTCCCGTCGCTGTCCCTGCTGGCTCCGCGCGGCTTTCAGCAGGTGGAGGACCTGGTCAGCACGGGCTGGGCGCCGAGCCTGGTGGTGCGCATCGCCGCGCCGATGGGCCGGCAGGCCGACGCCCTGGTCTGCCGCTCTGTTGCAGCCCTGTTGGACGCCGACGCCACCGGACCGCTTCACGTGCTGCACATCGACGACCTGATCCGATTCCTGGTCCTGGCCGTCGGCACCGACCGCACCGGTGTTGTCGACCTGGCGGGGGTCGACACCACCAACGTCGTCTCCGCGGCGCGGCTCCTCGGCGGTGTGGACCCGCGACCCAGGGTGCGCGGTGTGCCGGGCTGGCCGCAGTTGTGCCCCCCGCTCGACCTGGGCCCCTTGCGAACCGAGTGGGATTTCGAATGCGGTTGGGGTGCAAGCGATGCCGTCGCCGACACGGTACGCGGGCTGCAGGGCCGCAAGATCGGTGCGGGCGGCGCGTTCGCCGTCCCCGGGCGAGTGCCGCTGCCGGTCACCACCGTTCCGCGGGCGACCGGCACCAGGGCCGCACCCGAGGGCACCGACGGTGAATTCGACGACCGCATCGATCCGCGCTTCCCGGTGTTCGTGGCCGGCCCGCTGAGTGAGGCCACGGCAGGCCCGCTCACCCCGATGTCGCTGGATCTTCATCTGAGCGGGTTGCGGCTCGCCGGCCGGTCGCTGGCTGCGCTGCTGGATCTGCGCGGTGCGGTTGCCTGCGAATGGGAGAGCCGCCTGGTCGCGTCCTTCGGCCATCGCATTTATCTGGGCGCCTCGGCCCTCGCGGCCGCCGAGCCGCGACTTCCGGCCCGTGTGGCTGGTCTGTCGCGCCGATTGCGTGCCGCGGCTGACGTGCCGACGCCGGGCCCCGCTGCGCTCGCCACGGTCACCGGCGCCATGTCAGCGACTCGTCTGCAGGCCGGCGCCCGCATGTTCGGCCGCCACCTGCGGGCATACCGCGGCGCCGCGGACGCCGAACGGTGCGACACCACCAAGCTCGAGATGATGCGCGATGCCAAGCTGGATGCCCGAATCCGGCTGCTGCGCAGCAGAGTTCATGAAGGTTGGACGTTGAGTGCGCTTGCGGTCGTGCTCGCCGAGGCGGTCCCGGCGCAGCTGAGCGGGGTGGATCAGCCGGTGAGCATCAGCGCCGAGATCACGTCGCTGGCGCGGGTGTTGCGCGCCCATCCGTACGCGCGCGCCGCGTTGGAGGCAGGTGATATGGCGGCCACCCGCACCGGTGCGCCGATGCTGGCGAGTGCATTCTCCTCGGCGCTGGGCCATCTCGGGCATCGCGGGCCGGGAGCCGTGGAGCTCGCGACGTCGCTGCTCGGTGATCGTCCGGACGCACTGCTGGCGGCGGCCGCCCGGGTGCGCGACTCAGGAGACGATGACCACGCGACGGTGCCTGGTCCGCGGGCCTGCCGGGTGTTGGCCTATGACACCACCCTCCGGTACACCCATCAACTTCGGCTCGCGGTAAGGGAATTGGGCCTTCGGCTGGTGGCGGCAGACAAGATCGCGGTGCTCGACGACGTCTTCGCGCTGACCATCGACGAGGCGCTGGCCGTCCCCGCCGACACCCGGCTGCGCATCAAACGCCGCATCGCCGAACGCGAGCGGTTGCAGGCGGTACGACTGCCTGCCGTCATCGACGGTGCCTGGACGCCCGTGGCCGTAACAGAACCCGCGCAGGTCTCCGACGAGCTGCGCGGAACCGGACTGTTCCCCGGCGTCGCGGAAGGCACTGTCCGGGTGGTCGATTCGGCCGCCGACGCCGGGCTGGGTGCCGAGGACATCGCCGTCTTCTCCGCGGCCGACATCGACGCGGTGGCGCTGCTGGGCACACCTGCCGCAGTGCTGACCGACGGCGGTGCCACGCTGGGCGATGTGGGCGCGGCCGCCACCCACATCGGTGTGCCGTTCGTCGCGGGGGTCGCCGCCGGGTTGTGCACCGGCATGCGGGTCCGGGTGGACGGCTCGGCCGGGCTGGTCACCGTGCTGGCACCTGCCTGCGACGTGGTGCGGGTGTGACGCGGTATACCGTGGCCCGGTGATGTGGCGGACCATAGCGAGGCTCTCGGCACTGTGGTGGGTGCTGATCGCCGGGCCGGCGTTGATCGCCACCCGGTTGCTCGACCACGCCGGCGCCACCTCGGCCAAAGGCTGGGTACTCGGTGTCTGGCTCGGCGGTTACGTCGCGCAGTTCGTTGTGTTCCTGGCGATTTCACGCAGGTCGCCCCGTCCGGCGTTGCTCGGATGGCTGATCGCGTCGACGGTGCCGTGGGCTGCTGACTGGACGAGCCCGCTGTCGTTGTGGTGGCTGGTGCTGTGGAGTGCGGTCGTCGTCGGCTACGCGGTGCGGCTGGTCGTCGCCGTGTCTCGGGTGGATCAGCTGCGCAGCGCCGGGGTGACTGCCACCGGTGTCGTCCTGGAGGTCATCAGGCCGACGTTCAACGTGGTGGTCAACAAGGATGCCAGCCGCCGCGTGCTGCGGCTGCGCGTCGAAGGCGTCGACGGCGCAACACCTTACGAGGCCCGGCTGGCGGCGACGTTCACCCTCGGTGAGCTGCCCGAGTCCGACGACCGGGTGGCGGTGCGGGTCGATCCGGCCCGGCCGCAGCTCGTCGAACTCATCGAGGACGAGCCCATTGTCCGGGCCGCGCCGCAGCCGGAGGACCTGCCGCCCGAGCTGGCCGAACGACTGCAGACCCTGAAGACCATGCGCGACCGCGGTGACCTCACCGACGCCGAATTCGCCACGGCGCGAACGAGACTCCTCGAATCACCCGCCGAGTAGTTCCCGCAGCCGCAGCGCGTTCCGGACGGCGTGACCCTGCCCGTCGTTGTTGAAATACACCAGCACCCGCCGGTCCTGGTCCTGCCATTCCCCGATCCGGTCGGCCCACCAGCGCAGGTCGCTCTCGGTGTAGTCGCCGGCGTAGACCGGCGCGGTGTCGGGCCCGTGCATTCGCACGTAGACCAGATCGGTGGTGGCACGAAGTACGCAGGGCATACCGGGCCCGCTGATGACCACATAGGCGGCGCGATAGCGCTCCAGGAGCTGGTAGACCTGCGGGTCGTCCCAGGACGGGTGACGCATCTCGAGGGCGACCCGGATCCAGTCGGGGATCAGCGACAGGAAGCGAGCAAGTCGGGCGTCGTCGCGTTCGAGATTCGGATGCAGCTGGACGAGAACGGCTTCGCGCTTCTCACCCAAAGCCTGCTGGCAGCGTTCCAGCCGGTCGATCCACGGCTCCGGGTTGTTCAGGCGGCGGTAGTGGCTCAAGCCGCGGTGCACTTTGACCGTCATGGTGAAGCCGTCGCGCAACCGGGTGCGCCAGCCTTCGAAGGTGGTGTCCTTGGGCCAGCGGTAGAAGCTGGCGTTGAGTTCAACGGTGTCGAACACCTCGGCGTAGCGGGCCAGCCGCTTGGCCACCGGCAGCCCCGGGCGGTACAGCACCGAATCCCAGTGGTCGTACGACCACCCTGACGTGCCGATCCGGACGGTCACGCGTCAGCCGGCGATGCGCTGCCGCACGTCGTCGTCCAGGGAGACCCGCACCAGCCCGGCGGCGAGCGGCGCGATCGCGCGGCCGGTGAGGGCAGCCAGCTTGTCGGGGTCGCGGGGGAGGCCGAGTTGCTCGGCGCTGTCCAGTGAGCGTTTGTCGAAATAGGGCCGCACCCATGGCCAGACGTCTTGGACCTCGCGCAGGAAGATGTCGGATCCGGTATCGCCGATTCCAGTGAACTGTTTGAGCGCCTGCCTGGCATTCTTCACGTCGGGTTTGGTGATGCGGGCGAGGGTGCGCAGGTCGTTGCGGTATTCGTCATTGACCCTCGTCGCCAATTCGGTCAACCGCGACGCCGAGCTCTCGTCGTAGCGCACGTAGTGGGCACGGGCGAACGCCTCGATCATGGTCTGTCGATTGGCCGCCATCACGGCGCGCGGTGTGCGCAGGCCCGCCCGAAACAGTTCCCGGGCGGCATGCATCGCGATCGCGGCATCGATCGGCTTACTGGCCAGCATGCACAGCACCAACAGCTGGAACAGCGGCATCGGGGTGTCCCGCAACGTGATTCCCGCTTCCGCAGCATAGGTTCTGCCCGCATGCTGACGTAGGCGCTGAATGAGGCGCCTGGCCTCCGCGTCATCCATCTGCCAGGCGATACCCGCGCAGCGAGCCGACGAAACGACGCGTCATTGTCGCGTCAGACATTCTCAGCGTTTCGTGTCACGCCAGTCGATCATCTTCTCGACCGTGCTCAGGTCGTACCTGCCCTCGGCTGCGCGGACCTCGGTGTGGAACAACGTCGCACCGGCCGCCAGGTAGCCGTCCGCCGACTGCGGATCTGTCCAGAACGTCGAGCGCTCGATATCACCGTCGGCGCGCCCGAAGCCGGCGGCCAGCTCGGCGACCCGGGCACTGGCCTCTCGATACGAGTCGAGGGGCAGGAAGGTGTGCCAGATGTCGGCGTGGCGCGCGACGGCGGGCAACGTGCGCTTGGGGCCGGATCCGCCGATCAGGATCGGGATCTTGCGCAGCGGTGCCGGTTTCAGCAGGCCGAACCGGTGCTCGATGCGCAGCAGGCCCTCGTCGAAGGCGTCGGCCCGGGATTTGACCGTACCGAAGTCGAAACCGTATGTGGTGTAGTCCTTCTCGTACCACCCCGCACCGACACCGAGGATGGCGCGGCCGCCGCTGATGTGATCGACGGTACGTGCCATGTCCGCGAGCAGGTCCGGATTCCGGTAGCCCATGCCCGACACCAGCAGCCCGAGCTCGGCCCGTGTGGTGATCTCACCCCAGGAGGCCAGGGCGGTCCAGCCCTCGAAATTGTTGACGTCCGGCTGCGTGGCCGCCAGCACCGGTTTCGCGTCGGCGATCGAGGCGATGAACGGCGCGTGGAAGTGGTCGTAGCCGAAGATGACGTCGACACCGATGTCCTCGGCGTGCAGAACGGCCCGCCGCCAGGTGGCGTAGTCAGGGGTGTCGGCGGGCTGAATCTGAACGGCGATGCGCACGGGACGGGTCATTCACGCGACAAGCCCGACTTACCCGGATTTATTCCGGCGCTACTTCGGCGGCAGGGTTTTCGCGTAGTCGACGCCGCGGGTGGCCCAGCTCTGCAGCTGACGCTTCGTCCGCACCCCGCCGTCACCGATGCGGATCCAGCCGCGAGTTTCCCGCCCCGCCATGATCATCGGTGCGGTGTGTTCTCGTTCCAGCAGGCCGGCGGTGTCCTCCGGCGGCACTCGCACCATCAGGCCGCCCTGACCGCTGGCGCACACGGCCATGTTGCCGTTGATCAGGAACGCCACCCCGCCGAACATTCGCTTCTCGTCGACGCCGCGTTCGGTGGCGAGCAGTTCCCGCAAGCGGTTCGCGAGGTCCTCGTCGTAGGCCATGTAGAGACGGTAATGCCGGCCGCCGACAACTGTCGGGGCCGGCATCACCTGTGGACTACGCCGCGGCGGTGGCCGCCTCGGCGGCCGGCTCCAGCGCCTGCGCGACGATGTCGGCGACATCCGTCATCGGCTTCACGGTCAGCGCCTCGAGCACCTCGGCCGGGACGTCATCCAGGTCGGCCTCGTTGCGCTGCGGGATGAAAACCGTTGACAACCCTGCACGTTGCGCGGCCAGCAGCTTCTGCTTGACACCGCCGATGGGCAGCACGCGCCCGTTCAGGGTGACCTCGCCGGTCATCCCGACGTCGGAGCGGACCTGCCGCCCGGTGGCCATCGACACCAGGGCGGTCACCATCGTGACGCCTGCGGACGGACCGTCCTTGGGCACCGCGCCGGCCGGCACGTGCACGTGGATCTTGCGGTTCAGCGCCGCGGGATCCACGCCCAGCTGCTCGGCGTGGCTACGCACATAGGACAGCGCGATCTGCGCCGACTCCTTCATCACGTCGCCCAGCTGACCGGTCAGCTGCACGCTCGGCTCGCCATCGGTCGACCCGGCTTCGATGTAGAGCACATCGCCGCCCAGGCCCGTCACCGCCAGTCCGGTCGCCACGCCCGGCACGGCGGTGCGTTCCGCCGATTCCGGGGTGAACCGCGGACGGCCAAGGTAGCCAACCAGATCCGGCTCATCAATGGTCAACGCCTCGTCGGAGGCAGCCAGCTTGGTCGTCGCCTTACGCAACGCCTTGGCCAACAGCCGCTCGAACTGCCGCACACCGGGCTCCCGGGTGTAGTCCGCGGCGATCTTGCGCAGCGCCGCGTCGGTGACCGTGACCTCCTCGGGGGTCAGCGCCGCGCGGTCGCGCTGCCGGGGCAGCAGGTACTCGCGGGCGATGGCCACCTTGTCGTCCTCGGTGTAGCCGTCGATCTGCACCAACTCCATGCGATCCAGCAGGGCCGAGGGGATGTTCTCGATCACGTTGGCCGTCGCCAGGAACACCACGTCGGACAGATCCAGATCCAGGTCCAGGTAGTGATCGCGGAACGTGTGGTTCTGCGCGGGGTCCAGGACCTCCAAGAGGGCGGCCGACGGGTCGCCCCGGTAGTCGGAGCCGACCTTGTCGATCTCGTCGAGCAGCACGACCGGGTTCATCGAACCGGCCTCGCCGATCGCCCGGACGATCCGGCCGGGCAGTGCGCCGACGTAGGTGCGCCGGTGCCCGCGGATCTCGGCCTCGTCGCGCACGCCACCCAGGGCGACGCGAACGAACTTGCGGCCCAACGCCCTGGCCACGCTTTCTCCCAGTGACGTCTTGCCGACACCGGGAGGACCGACCAGCACCATCACCGCACCCGAGCCGCGGCCACCGACGACCTGCAGACCACGTTGTGCGCGACGGGTACGCACGGCCAGATACTCGAGGATGCGGTCCTTGACGTCGTCCAGCCCGTGGTGGTCGGCATCCAGGATGTCGCGGGCCGCCGTCAGATCGGTGGAGTCTTCGGTGCGGGTGTTCCACGGCAGGTCCAGGACGGTGTCGAGCCAGGTGCGGATCCAGCCGCCTTCGGGGCTCTGTTCGCTGGAGCGTTCCAGCTTGCCGACCTCGCGCAGCGCGGCCTCCCGGACCTTCTCCGGCAGGTCGGCCGCCTCGATGCGGCCGCGGTAGTCATCAGAACCGTCGGGTTCGCCTTCGCCGAGTTCCTTGCGAATCGCGTTGAGCTGCTG
This is a stretch of genomic DNA from Mycobacterium sp. ELW1. It encodes these proteins:
- a CDS encoding TfoX/Sxy family protein, with amino-acid sequence MAYDEDLANRLRELLATERGVDEKRMFGGVAFLINGNMAVCASGQGGLMVRVPPEDTAGLLEREHTAPMIMAGRETRGWIRIGDGGVRTKRQLQSWATRGVDYAKTLPPK
- the lon gene encoding endopeptidase La is translated as MAEAKSVPVLFVSEPIVLPGMVVPIELDDAARAAVDAAQATPTGKLLIAPRLDDRYPTYGVIASIVQVGRIPGGGAAAVVRGESRAHIGSGTTGPGAALWVEVDEITAAEPTEDTKALAAEYKKLLLAMLQRREAWQIVDVVNKITDPSALADTAGYASYLSDVQKRQLLETEDVAARLQVLIDWTSEHLAEVEVSDKISQDVREGMEKTQKEFLLRQQLNAIRKELGEGEPDGSDDYRGRIEAADLPEKVREAALREVGKLERSSEQSPEGGWIRTWLDTVLDLPWNTRTEDSTDLTAARDILDADHHGLDDVKDRILEYLAVRTRRAQRGLQVVGGRGSGAVMVLVGPPGVGKTSLGESVARALGRKFVRVALGGVRDEAEIRGHRRTYVGALPGRIVRAIGEAGSMNPVVLLDEIDKVGSDYRGDPSAALLEVLDPAQNHTFRDHYLDLDLDLSDVVFLATANVIENIPSALLDRMELVQIDGYTEDDKVAIAREYLLPRQRDRAALTPEEVTVTDAALRKIAADYTREPGVRQFERLLAKALRKATTKLAASDEALTIDEPDLVGYLGRPRFTPESAERTAVPGVATGLAVTGLGGDVLYIEAGSTDGEPSVQLTGQLGDVMKESAQIALSYVRSHAEQLGVDPAALNRKIHVHVPAGAVPKDGPSAGVTMVTALVSMATGRQVRSDVGMTGEVTLNGRVLPIGGVKQKLLAAQRAGLSTVFIPQRNEADLDDVPAEVLEALTVKPMTDVADIVAQALEPAAEAATAAA
- a CDS encoding LLM class F420-dependent oxidoreductase, with translation MTRPVRIAVQIQPADTPDYATWRRAVLHAEDIGVDVIFGYDHFHAPFIASIADAKPVLAATQPDVNNFEGWTALASWGEITTRAELGLLVSGMGYRNPDLLADMARTVDHISGGRAILGVGAGWYEKDYTTYGFDFGTVKSRADAFDEGLLRIEHRFGLLKPAPLRKIPILIGGSGPKRTLPAVARHADIWHTFLPLDSYREASARVAELAAGFGRADGDIERSTFWTDPQSADGYLAAGATLFHTEVRAAEGRYDLSTVEKMIDWRDTKR